The following are from one region of the Rosistilla carotiformis genome:
- the acnA gene encoding aconitate hydratase AcnA, which yields MTKTDPFNARDTFDTGNGTAGIYRISRLEDAGLGDVSKLPYSIRILLEAVLRGCDGFSVTEQDVKNLAAWNAAAPAAEEIPFKPARVVLQDFTGVPAVVDLAAMRSAMGRLGGDPKRINPLIPVDLVIDHSVQVDYFGSAQSLQQNVDMEFQRNGERYEFLRWGQQAFDNFRVVPPNVGIVHQVNLEYLANVVWLREDAQGPIAIPDTLVGTDSHTTMINGLGVLGWGVGGIEAEASMLGQPLYMLMPEVIGMELTGALPPGATATDLVLRVTEVLRAEGVVGKFVEYFGEGMQAMTLADRATLANMAPEYGATMGFFPVDAETLNYLRRTGRPEPQVQLVERYCKEQGLWRNDSDKCQYTKRLSLDLSTIEPALAGPKRPQDRVRLADMKRDFNSSLTAPVGAKGFGLDTAKLKNTATVKDNGHSSEITHGSVVIAAITSCTNTSNPSVMLGAGLLAKRAVEAGLTVKPFVKTSLAPGSRVVTDYLDKAGVSESLDALGFQTVGYGCTTCIGNSGPLPEAVSAAIVEADLVASSVLSGNRNFEGRVNPHTKANYLASPPLVVAFALAGTTDIDMATEPLGTGKDGQPVFLKDIWPSSDEVRQVIDEAVQPEMFTTQYAQAMTGNQRWNAIEVSGGDIYQWSDDSTYIQEPPFLSSVTADVPDIQPIRGARVLALLNDSVTTDHISPAGAIAKDGPAGRFLQEHGVGPKEFNSFGSRRGNDRVMVRGTFANIRIRNQVAPGTEGGVTRFLPDGETMSIYDASMKYQQQGTPLIVIAGAEYGTGSSRDWAAKGTLLLGVKAVIATSYERIHRSNLVGMGVLPLQMAAGNDWQSLGLTGEEVYDIQGLSNDLQPRSTVTVTATAADGKVTEFECLVRIDTPVEMVYYRNEGILPTVLRSLAQA from the coding sequence GTGACGAAAACCGATCCATTTAACGCGCGTGACACGTTTGACACTGGCAACGGAACCGCCGGCATCTATCGCATCAGCCGACTGGAAGACGCTGGCTTGGGCGATGTCAGCAAACTTCCGTATTCGATCCGAATCCTTCTGGAAGCCGTCCTTCGCGGCTGCGACGGATTCAGCGTGACCGAACAAGACGTCAAAAATCTTGCCGCGTGGAATGCCGCCGCTCCGGCTGCTGAAGAGATCCCCTTCAAGCCCGCCCGCGTGGTGCTGCAAGACTTCACTGGCGTTCCGGCGGTTGTCGACCTGGCGGCGATGCGATCGGCCATGGGCCGCTTGGGCGGCGATCCCAAACGCATCAATCCATTGATCCCCGTCGACCTGGTGATCGATCACAGCGTGCAAGTCGATTATTTCGGCAGCGCTCAATCGTTGCAGCAAAACGTCGATATGGAATTCCAACGCAATGGCGAACGCTACGAATTCCTGCGTTGGGGCCAACAAGCATTCGACAACTTCCGCGTCGTGCCCCCCAACGTCGGCATCGTGCATCAGGTGAACCTGGAATATCTGGCCAACGTCGTCTGGTTGCGTGAAGACGCACAGGGACCGATCGCGATTCCCGATACGTTGGTCGGCACCGACAGTCACACCACAATGATCAACGGCTTGGGCGTGTTGGGCTGGGGCGTCGGCGGCATCGAAGCGGAAGCGTCGATGTTGGGACAGCCACTGTACATGTTGATGCCCGAAGTGATCGGCATGGAATTGACCGGGGCGTTGCCACCGGGAGCGACCGCAACCGACCTCGTGCTTCGCGTGACCGAAGTGTTGCGTGCCGAAGGCGTGGTTGGCAAGTTCGTTGAGTACTTTGGCGAAGGCATGCAGGCGATGACACTGGCCGATCGCGCCACGTTGGCCAACATGGCTCCCGAATACGGCGCCACGATGGGCTTCTTCCCCGTCGATGCTGAAACACTGAATTATCTTCGCCGCACGGGACGTCCCGAACCTCAAGTCCAACTGGTCGAGCGTTACTGCAAGGAACAAGGGCTGTGGCGCAATGATTCGGACAAGTGCCAGTACACCAAACGCTTGAGTCTGGATCTGTCGACGATTGAACCGGCCCTTGCCGGCCCCAAGCGTCCGCAAGACCGCGTTCGCCTGGCCGACATGAAGCGTGACTTCAACAGCTCCTTGACTGCCCCCGTTGGCGCCAAGGGCTTTGGATTGGACACGGCCAAGCTGAAGAACACCGCCACGGTCAAGGACAACGGACACTCGTCGGAAATCACGCACGGATCGGTCGTGATCGCCGCGATCACCAGCTGCACCAACACCAGCAACCCATCGGTGATGTTGGGCGCAGGCCTGTTGGCAAAGCGAGCGGTTGAAGCGGGCCTGACGGTCAAGCCGTTTGTCAAAACCAGCCTTGCCCCAGGCTCGCGAGTCGTCACCGATTATTTGGACAAGGCCGGTGTCAGTGAAAGCCTGGACGCACTGGGCTTCCAAACCGTCGGTTACGGATGCACGACCTGCATCGGTAACAGCGGTCCGCTGCCCGAAGCGGTCTCGGCGGCGATCGTGGAAGCCGATTTGGTCGCTTCGAGCGTGCTCAGCGGCAATCGCAACTTCGAAGGTCGCGTCAATCCGCACACCAAGGCAAACTACCTGGCCAGCCCTCCGTTGGTTGTCGCGTTTGCTTTGGCCGGAACGACCGATATCGATATGGCTACCGAGCCATTGGGAACTGGCAAAGACGGCCAGCCGGTCTTCTTGAAGGACATTTGGCCATCGTCGGACGAGGTTCGTCAAGTGATCGACGAAGCGGTCCAGCCCGAAATGTTCACCACGCAATACGCGCAAGCGATGACGGGGAACCAGCGCTGGAACGCGATCGAGGTTTCCGGTGGCGACATCTACCAATGGTCCGACGACAGCACCTACATTCAAGAACCGCCGTTCTTGTCGTCGGTGACCGCGGACGTTCCCGATATCCAACCGATTCGTGGCGCCCGAGTTTTGGCGTTGCTGAACGATTCGGTCACCACCGACCACATCTCGCCAGCCGGTGCGATCGCCAAGGACGGACCCGCAGGTCGATTCTTGCAAGAACATGGCGTTGGTCCCAAAGAGTTCAACAGCTTCGGTAGCCGCCGCGGCAACGACCGCGTGATGGTTCGCGGCACGTTCGCCAACATCCGGATCCGAAATCAAGTCGCACCGGGAACCGAAGGGGGCGTGACCCGCTTCCTGCCCGATGGCGAAACGATGTCGATCTACGACGCATCGATGAAGTACCAACAGCAAGGAACTCCATTGATCGTGATCGCGGGAGCCGAATATGGCACCGGCAGCAGCCGCGACTGGGCTGCCAAGGGAACGCTGCTGTTGGGCGTCAAAGCGGTCATCGCGACCAGTTACGAACGGATCCACCGCAGCAACTTGGTCGGCATGGGCGTGTTGCCGTTACAGATGGCCGCAGGAAACGACTGGCAATCGCTGGGGCTGACCGGTGAAGAGGTCTACGACATCCAGGGCCTCTCCAACGACCTGCAACCACGATCGACCGTCACCGTCACGGCAACCGCTGCCGATGGGAAGGTCACCGAATTCGAATGCTTGGTCCGCATCGATACGCCCGTTGAGATGGTTTACTATCGCAACGAAGGGATCTTGCCAACGGTTCTGCGAAGCTTGGCACAGGCGTAG
- a CDS encoding DUF2293 domain-containing protein: protein MLGKIAKMFSPGPTPNTVRTPDGTVMSAPADWRLLPPGDPGLTRRVKAAGVHWVVQEKKGRKMFSRGVWAPAATIDRIQQDLDAERSTDAYAKRQAASAKRREKVQSEYVDDFLGAVVRFLNFHSSHAALADQLAKAVTEHATPVGSGTVARTKRIPVEQRAQAAVIAWMRHQTTAYDSMKIPREKGKRREVRRMLAARSNELLAQYRRGDPPSIHCPLRKSLSQSSAG, encoded by the coding sequence GTGCTAGGAAAGATTGCCAAGATGTTTAGCCCCGGCCCCACTCCCAATACCGTTCGCACGCCCGATGGCACCGTCATGTCGGCACCGGCCGACTGGCGGTTGCTGCCACCGGGCGATCCTGGGCTCACACGACGCGTCAAAGCGGCCGGTGTTCACTGGGTGGTTCAGGAGAAAAAGGGACGTAAGATGTTCTCCCGTGGCGTCTGGGCTCCGGCCGCGACGATCGATCGGATCCAGCAAGATCTCGATGCGGAACGGTCGACCGATGCGTATGCCAAACGGCAGGCCGCCAGCGCCAAGCGGCGTGAAAAGGTGCAGTCCGAATACGTCGACGATTTCTTGGGGGCCGTCGTCCGTTTTTTGAACTTCCACAGCAGCCACGCAGCCCTGGCGGATCAGTTGGCCAAAGCGGTCACCGAACATGCCACGCCGGTCGGCAGCGGCACCGTCGCACGGACCAAGCGCATTCCGGTCGAACAGCGCGCCCAAGCCGCAGTGATCGCATGGATGCGGCACCAAACGACCGCTTACGATTCGATGAAGATCCCTCGCGAGAAAGGAAAGCGTCGCGAGGTCCGGCGGATGCTGGCGGCGCGTTCGAATGAACTGCTAGCCCAATACCGTCGCGGCGATCCGCCATCGATACATTGCCCCTTGCGGAAATCACTTTCGCAGAGTTCGGCCGGGTAA
- a CDS encoding 3-keto-disaccharide hydrolase: MKRMNQTLLCTATLAALVAPLASADEYLNGIQWKAPAVVTPGENNQPPSDAVVLFDGTDLSAWKGTDNWKIVDGAAVSGKGDIRTKEAFGDCQLHIEWSAPTPASGSGQGRGNSGLFFMNTYELQILDSFENETYHDGQAGAIYKQTPPQVNAMRAPGQWNVYDVIWTAPRFNEDGSLKSPAYITAIHNGVVVQNHFELQGDTPYHRPPQYKQHADRLPLRLQDHGNPVRFRNIWVRELQPAEGEQVREPFLKDGKGNEKPIEK; this comes from the coding sequence ATGAAACGAATGAATCAAACCCTGCTTTGCACCGCCACACTGGCCGCGCTGGTGGCGCCGCTGGCATCGGCTGACGAATACCTGAACGGTATCCAATGGAAGGCTCCCGCAGTCGTCACACCGGGCGAAAATAACCAACCTCCTTCGGACGCCGTCGTGCTGTTCGACGGCACCGATCTGTCAGCGTGGAAAGGGACCGACAATTGGAAGATTGTCGATGGCGCGGCGGTCTCGGGAAAAGGGGACATCCGAACTAAAGAAGCGTTTGGCGATTGCCAGTTGCACATCGAATGGTCCGCGCCGACGCCGGCCAGCGGCAGCGGTCAGGGGCGTGGCAACAGCGGGCTGTTCTTCATGAACACCTATGAACTGCAGATCCTCGATTCGTTCGAAAACGAAACTTACCACGACGGCCAGGCCGGCGCGATCTACAAACAGACACCACCACAAGTCAACGCGATGCGCGCTCCCGGCCAATGGAACGTGTACGACGTGATCTGGACCGCGCCACGCTTTAACGAAGATGGATCGTTGAAATCCCCCGCCTACATCACCGCGATTCACAACGGCGTGGTCGTACAAAACCACTTCGAACTCCAAGGAGACACGCCCTACCATCGTCCGCCGCAATACAAGCAACATGCCGATCGCTTGCCGCTACGTTTGCAGGACCATGGCAATCCCGTGCGGTTTCGCAACATCTGGGTTCGCGAACTGCAACCAGCCGAAGGCGAACAAGTTCGCGAACCGTTCTTGAAGGACGGTAAAGGGAACGAGAAACCGATCGAAAAGTAA
- a CDS encoding ParA family protein, protein MRTIAIINQKGGVGKTTTAVNLSAALAEAGNRVCVVDLDPQAHASLHLGISVLDGKPSTYEVLCGEISLGHARQWVSPNLAVVPAHLDLAAAEMELAGEVGREMILRDKVAEDDESFDYMILDCPPSLGVLTLNALVAVEEVFLPLQPHFLALHGLSKLLRTVEIVSMRLNESLRMSGVVLCMYDSTTRLAAEVSSDVEQFFNTSQGGRHILDGAKFFDTRIRRNIRLAEAPSFGQSILEYASTSNGAEDYRSLAGEVQAQIARVAAAA, encoded by the coding sequence ATGCGTACGATCGCAATCATTAATCAGAAAGGTGGCGTCGGCAAGACAACCACCGCGGTCAATCTGTCCGCTGCGTTGGCCGAAGCGGGGAATCGCGTTTGCGTCGTCGACCTCGACCCGCAAGCGCATGCGTCGCTGCACCTGGGGATTTCGGTCCTCGATGGCAAGCCCAGCACCTATGAAGTCCTGTGTGGTGAAATCAGCCTGGGGCATGCCCGGCAATGGGTCAGCCCCAACCTGGCCGTTGTTCCAGCGCACTTGGATCTGGCCGCTGCGGAAATGGAATTGGCGGGCGAAGTGGGCCGCGAGATGATTTTGCGCGACAAGGTCGCCGAAGATGACGAATCATTTGATTACATGATCCTCGATTGCCCGCCATCGTTGGGCGTGTTGACGCTGAACGCCTTGGTCGCTGTCGAAGAGGTCTTCCTGCCGCTGCAGCCTCACTTCCTGGCGTTGCACGGTTTGAGCAAGCTGCTGCGAACCGTCGAGATCGTTTCGATGCGATTGAACGAATCATTGCGGATGAGTGGCGTGGTGCTGTGCATGTACGATTCGACCACGCGATTGGCTGCGGAAGTTTCCAGCGACGTCGAACAGTTCTTTAACACTTCCCAAGGAGGACGCCACATCCTCGATGGCGCCAAATTCTTCGACACACGGATTCGTCGAAATATTCGATTGGCCGAAGCTCCCAGTTTTGGGCAATCGATCTTGGAATACGCATCGACATCCAACGGCGCCGAAGACTATCGATCGTTGGCAGGCGAAGTCCAAGCTCAGATCGCTCGCGTCGCCGCCGCAGCGTAA
- a CDS encoding GIY-YIG nuclease family protein yields the protein MRNLTASLLLFCLPAIAVAQTPSELSTIVIDAFAKSSDGWSSDEVLLDDARRARFLAAVRTHRPDADETTCNLMLLKLRKSGKLTVKATRRGKPADDRVLPIAEIAARTIMEKFDIATDTMIADPMLRQAFDAAALTVDSDVSLYDVRKAAFQLRKSRRLKPELVLRVADWEKEVVVKPLAEVRADLKVVPTLPGVYLFRDQTGYIYIGEAANLRVRLTQHLTDSDRRSLADYIQQTAVEGLSIEWHAFPKTSPARQVAVRRAYESELIRSRNPRLNVRP from the coding sequence GTGCGAAACCTGACTGCCTCGCTGCTGCTGTTCTGCCTACCAGCCATCGCCGTCGCACAGACGCCGTCGGAACTATCGACGATCGTCATCGATGCGTTTGCCAAGTCGAGCGACGGATGGAGTAGTGACGAAGTGCTTCTGGACGACGCGCGGCGCGCGCGGTTCTTGGCCGCGGTTCGCACGCATCGGCCGGATGCCGATGAAACGACATGCAATCTCATGTTGCTGAAGCTGCGTAAGTCGGGCAAATTGACCGTCAAAGCGACTCGGCGTGGCAAGCCAGCCGACGACCGTGTACTGCCAATTGCGGAGATCGCGGCGCGGACCATCATGGAGAAGTTCGACATCGCGACCGACACCATGATCGCCGATCCAATGTTGAGGCAGGCTTTTGATGCCGCAGCCCTAACGGTCGACTCCGACGTATCGTTGTACGACGTTCGCAAAGCCGCCTTTCAATTGAGGAAGTCGCGACGGCTGAAACCAGAGCTCGTCTTGCGTGTCGCCGACTGGGAAAAAGAGGTCGTCGTCAAACCGTTAGCGGAGGTCCGCGCTGACCTGAAAGTCGTACCGACACTGCCGGGCGTCTATCTGTTCCGCGACCAAACCGGATACATCTACATCGGCGAAGCGGCAAACCTGCGCGTTCGGTTGACGCAGCACCTCACCGATTCCGATCGCCGCAGCTTAGCTGACTACATCCAGCAGACCGCCGTTGAGGGACTGTCGATCGAATGGCACGCATTTCCGAAGACCTCCCCAGCCAGACAAGTTGCGGTGCGGAGAGCTTATGAAAGCGAACTGATCCGCAGCCGCAATCCGCGACTGAACGTGCGTCCCTAA
- a CDS encoding TIGR00266 family protein — MSNLNVRCPQCGKQYTAPPNLAGRTIRCKACGASFAIPIEEDLISAEIIDVPFETHPPATGALSVPPLPSQSGGNASGMPGGGHQSTSYAGTSSPVYADEIDYEIFGTESQYVEITLDPGETVIAEAGAMMYMDQGIEMQTVFGDPSQSGGGFWAKAMSAGKRALTGESLFMTTFTHRGHGRAKVAFGSPYPGRMLPLHLDELGGEIILQKDAFLCGAKGIKVDIAFQKKIGVGLFGGEGFIMQRLRGDGIAIAHAGGTMLHRVLAPNEQVRMDTGCLMGLGPSVRYDVQMVGGIKNTIFGGEGLFLATLTGPGPVWMQSLPFSRLAGRVIACAPGVGSTSKGEGSLLGGLGDMLMGDNN, encoded by the coding sequence ATGAGCAACCTGAACGTTCGCTGCCCGCAATGTGGCAAACAATATACCGCTCCACCCAACCTGGCCGGACGCACCATCCGCTGCAAAGCCTGCGGGGCGTCGTTTGCGATTCCCATCGAGGAAGATTTGATCAGTGCCGAGATCATCGACGTCCCGTTTGAAACGCATCCCCCCGCGACCGGAGCGCTCTCGGTTCCGCCGCTGCCATCGCAAAGCGGCGGCAATGCGTCGGGCATGCCGGGCGGTGGGCACCAATCGACTTCATACGCCGGGACCAGCAGCCCTGTCTATGCCGACGAGATCGACTACGAAATCTTTGGCACCGAATCGCAGTACGTGGAGATCACTCTGGATCCTGGTGAGACCGTGATCGCGGAAGCTGGAGCGATGATGTACATGGATCAAGGGATCGAAATGCAAACCGTTTTCGGCGATCCTTCACAATCGGGGGGCGGTTTTTGGGCGAAAGCAATGAGCGCCGGAAAGCGAGCGTTGACGGGCGAGTCGCTGTTCATGACAACCTTCACCCACCGCGGACACGGCCGCGCGAAGGTTGCCTTCGGATCGCCTTATCCGGGCCGAATGCTTCCGCTGCATCTGGACGAGTTGGGAGGGGAGATCATCTTGCAAAAAGATGCTTTCCTGTGTGGTGCCAAGGGGATCAAAGTCGACATCGCGTTCCAGAAAAAGATTGGCGTCGGTCTGTTCGGCGGCGAGGGCTTCATCATGCAACGCTTGCGTGGCGACGGGATCGCGATCGCACACGCTGGCGGCACGATGCTGCACCGCGTGTTGGCTCCCAACGAACAAGTGAGGATGGATACCGGTTGCCTGATGGGACTCGGCCCCAGCGTCCGCTACGACGTGCAGATGGTCGGCGGCATCAAGAACACGATCTTCGGTGGCGAGGGATTGTTCCTGGCGACCCTGACCGGGCCGGGGCCGGTCTGGATGCAATCGTTGCCCTTCTCCCGATTGGCGGGCCGCGTGATCGCGTGCGCCCCTGGCGTTGGAAGCACCAGCAAGGGCGAAGGCTCTCTGTTGGGGGGACTCGGAGATATGTTGATGGGCGATAACAACTGA
- a CDS encoding D-2-hydroxyacid dehydrogenase, whose amino-acid sequence MRIVLCYPVEPHHIAQIQAAAPDCEVVDAGQERIDELLPTADIFIGHAKVPVDWERVLKANRLRWIQSSAAGLDHCLVPGVIDSEIVVSSASGLFAPQVAEQTMTLLLDLLRSQGRFTRANARHEFIRLPTDDLRQKKIGIVGLGGNGRRIAKVLKPFDVSIVATDYFSFDPPAEVDRLLPADAVDEMLAEVDIAILALPLNAQTRGMFDADRFAKMRPGSYFINVARGQVVVESALVDALDSGHLRGAGVDVTEVEPLPDESPLWDRENVIITPHVGAQSRWRVDDTTVMVCENLRRFQAGKSLYNTVDKQLGFPSPEVVWHG is encoded by the coding sequence GTGCGCATCGTATTGTGTTATCCCGTCGAACCGCATCATATCGCACAGATTCAAGCTGCCGCTCCCGATTGCGAAGTCGTTGACGCCGGGCAGGAACGGATCGACGAACTGCTGCCAACCGCCGACATCTTCATCGGGCACGCTAAGGTGCCTGTCGATTGGGAGCGTGTGCTGAAGGCGAATCGATTGCGTTGGATTCAGTCGTCGGCGGCGGGGCTGGATCATTGTTTGGTTCCGGGAGTGATCGATTCGGAGATCGTGGTCAGTAGTGCCAGCGGTTTGTTCGCTCCACAAGTTGCCGAACAAACGATGACCTTGCTGCTGGATTTACTGCGAAGCCAAGGCCGTTTTACGCGAGCCAATGCACGTCACGAATTCATTCGTTTGCCGACCGACGATCTTCGTCAAAAAAAGATCGGAATCGTCGGTCTTGGTGGAAACGGTCGACGGATCGCGAAGGTCTTGAAACCGTTTGATGTCTCGATCGTTGCGACCGACTATTTTTCGTTCGACCCACCTGCAGAAGTTGATCGTTTGTTGCCAGCCGATGCGGTCGACGAGATGTTGGCCGAGGTCGATATCGCGATCTTGGCACTGCCATTAAACGCACAAACTCGCGGGATGTTCGATGCCGATCGTTTCGCCAAAATGCGGCCGGGCAGTTACTTCATCAACGTTGCCCGCGGACAAGTTGTCGTCGAATCGGCGTTGGTCGACGCCTTGGACAGTGGTCACTTGCGCGGTGCGGGCGTCGACGTAACGGAAGTCGAACCGCTGCCTGACGAGAGTCCGTTGTGGGATCGTGAGAACGTAATCATCACGCCCCATGTCGGTGCGCAAAGCCGCTGGCGTGTCGACGACACAACGGTTATGGTTTGCGAGAACCTACGCCGCTTCCAAGCCGGCAAGTCGCTGTACAACACCGTCGACAAGCAGCTCGGTTTCCCGAGCCCCGAAGTCGTCTGGCACGGATAA
- a CDS encoding CBS domain-containing protein has protein sequence MFLVPKTTCAKEVMQTRLTTVGPSVHFSEAVAMLVRRCVSGLPIVEADGTYLGMFSEKCCLRIVQDCPSLCDPSALTPLVASDAMATRLLTLHEEDDVFDGIEQLLSHRVSGAPVLNRNEQFVGIFSEKTSVSVLIQSVFDNLPSTQIGRFADRDRGRVVEESTPLTQIVETFVKTDFRRLPVLRGGQVVGQVSRRDVIKQPKIARWIGQLSDHPHPDPMRDVDYNVLSFADKTANTIGPDLDLLSILGLFLSTPYRRLPVVENGRLVGQISRRDVLQAVMDETKQVPAEPHGTSLYLSALGGEFPRFG, from the coding sequence ATGTTTCTCGTGCCCAAAACCACTTGTGCTAAAGAGGTGATGCAAACTCGGCTGACCACGGTTGGCCCTTCGGTGCATTTTTCCGAAGCCGTCGCGATGTTGGTTCGCCGCTGCGTGTCGGGGCTACCGATCGTTGAAGCGGACGGAACCTATCTGGGAATGTTTTCGGAGAAGTGTTGTTTGCGGATCGTGCAAGACTGTCCCTCGCTTTGTGATCCGTCGGCGTTAACGCCGCTGGTTGCCAGCGATGCGATGGCGACTCGCTTGCTGACGCTGCACGAAGAGGACGATGTCTTCGATGGAATCGAACAATTGTTATCCCACCGTGTTTCAGGGGCTCCCGTTCTCAATCGCAACGAACAGTTCGTCGGAATCTTTTCGGAGAAGACGAGTGTCAGCGTGCTGATTCAATCGGTCTTCGATAACTTGCCATCGACTCAGATCGGCCGCTTTGCCGATCGCGACCGCGGCCGGGTCGTTGAGGAATCGACGCCGTTGACGCAGATCGTCGAGACGTTTGTGAAGACCGATTTCCGCCGCTTGCCGGTGCTGCGTGGAGGACAGGTTGTGGGACAGGTGTCGCGCCGCGACGTGATCAAGCAACCGAAGATCGCTCGATGGATTGGGCAACTGTCGGACCATCCCCATCCCGACCCCATGCGTGATGTCGACTACAACGTCCTCTCGTTCGCTGACAAAACGGCCAATACGATCGGCCCCGATTTGGACTTGCTGTCGATCTTGGGGTTGTTTCTCAGCACCCCCTACCGGCGATTGCCCGTCGTTGAAAATGGACGCTTGGTGGGCCAGATCAGCCGCCGCGATGTACTGCAGGCTGTCATGGATGAAACAAAGCAGGTCCCTGCCGAACCACATGGCACCTCGCTTTATCTGAGCGCACTGGGAGGGGAGTTTCCCCGTTTTGGATAG
- the ald gene encoding alanine dehydrogenase, with protein sequence MIVGVPAETKSDEYRVSMLPVGVEELTRRGHTVVMQAGAGLGSGLFDHDYLKAGAELVATAKEVFDRADLIIKVKEPLEPEWPLIREGQTLFTYFHFAASQTLTEAMIQAGANCLAYETLRDQNGRLSLLTPMSEVAGRMSVQEGAKYLEKPQMGRGILLGGVPGVAPAHITVLGGGIVGANAARIAAGFQADVAILDVSLDRLRYLDDVMPANVNVLFSDRHTIQEQLKRADLVIGAVLIPGAKAPHLVHAEDLRIMKPGSVIIDVAVDQGGCVETSRPTTHKEPTFIVDEVVHYCVTNMPGAVGRTSTFALCNATLPWVLALADKGTEAAVREIEPIRHAANILGGAVTNLAVASTFDLAYTNLHG encoded by the coding sequence ATGATTGTTGGAGTGCCTGCGGAGACCAAGTCGGATGAATATCGTGTGTCGATGCTGCCGGTCGGCGTCGAAGAGCTCACTCGACGCGGACACACCGTGGTCATGCAGGCCGGCGCCGGGCTGGGATCGGGGCTGTTCGACCATGACTACTTAAAAGCGGGTGCCGAACTTGTCGCGACGGCCAAAGAGGTCTTCGATCGGGCGGATCTAATCATCAAAGTCAAAGAGCCGCTGGAACCGGAATGGCCGCTGATTCGCGAGGGGCAAACGCTGTTCACTTACTTCCACTTTGCTGCCAGTCAAACGTTGACCGAAGCGATGATCCAAGCCGGGGCCAACTGCCTCGCCTACGAAACGCTTCGCGATCAGAACGGCCGCTTGTCGCTTCTGACGCCGATGAGCGAAGTGGCGGGACGGATGAGCGTCCAAGAGGGAGCGAAGTATTTGGAGAAGCCACAGATGGGACGCGGCATCTTGTTGGGAGGCGTTCCCGGAGTCGCTCCGGCACACATCACTGTCTTGGGTGGCGGGATTGTTGGAGCCAATGCCGCTCGGATCGCGGCAGGTTTTCAAGCCGATGTGGCGATCTTGGATGTCAGCTTGGATCGCTTGCGATATCTCGACGACGTGATGCCCGCCAACGTGAACGTCTTGTTCAGCGATCGGCATACGATTCAGGAGCAGCTGAAGCGAGCGGATCTCGTGATCGGAGCGGTCTTGATTCCCGGCGCTAAAGCGCCGCATCTGGTTCACGCCGAAGACCTGCGGATCATGAAACCGGGCAGCGTGATCATCGACGTCGCCGTCGATCAGGGCGGTTGCGTCGAAACCAGTCGACCGACGACGCACAAGGAACCAACCTTTATCGTCGACGAAGTCGTCCACTACTGCGTAACCAACATGCCAGGAGCGGTGGGGCGCACGAGCACCTTTGCGTTGTGCAACGCCACACTGCCATGGGTCCTGGCGTTAGCAGACAAAGGAACCGAGGCGGCGGTTCGCGAGATCGAACCGATCCGCCACGCAGCCAACATCCTCGGCGGTGCGGTCACGAACCTAGCGGTCGCCAGCACGTTCGATCTGGCCTATACCAATCTTCATGGATGA
- a CDS encoding PhzF family phenazine biosynthesis protein yields MSIRILQIDAFTDRPFAGNPAAVCLLEAQHEVDWMQDVASEMNLSETAFVRPIDVGYELRWFTPEVEVDLCGHATLAAAHALWTEAGISTNETLRFQTRSGQLTATRRGALIQLDFPATRAHACDPPAGLIDALQVDPVFVGKTKFDSLVVIESEATLRALQPDFSRLAKIATRGVIVTCRSESPEFDFVSRFFGPAVGIDEDPVTGSAHCCLAPYWGPQLGKTEMLGYQASSRGGVVKTQIAGDRILLSGAAVTVLRGELV; encoded by the coding sequence ATGTCGATCCGAATCCTTCAAATCGATGCGTTTACCGATCGGCCGTTTGCCGGAAACCCTGCTGCGGTTTGCTTATTGGAAGCGCAGCACGAGGTGGATTGGATGCAGGATGTTGCGTCGGAGATGAACCTTTCGGAAACGGCGTTTGTCCGACCGATCGACGTCGGTTACGAGTTGCGTTGGTTCACGCCGGAGGTCGAAGTCGATCTGTGTGGCCACGCCACTTTGGCCGCCGCGCACGCACTCTGGACCGAAGCAGGGATCTCTACAAACGAAACGCTTCGTTTTCAAACGCGCAGCGGACAGCTGACGGCAACGCGTCGCGGGGCGTTGATCCAGCTCGATTTCCCCGCCACGCGAGCTCACGCATGCGATCCGCCAGCCGGTTTGATCGACGCACTACAAGTCGATCCGGTCTTTGTGGGCAAGACGAAGTTCGACAGCTTGGTCGTGATCGAATCCGAAGCGACGCTGCGTGCGCTGCAGCCCGATTTCAGCCGATTGGCAAAGATCGCCACGCGAGGCGTCATCGTGACCTGCCGCAGCGAATCGCCTGAATTCGATTTTGTCTCACGTTTCTTCGGTCCCGCCGTCGGCATCGACGAAGATCCCGTGACCGGATCGGCGCACTGTTGTCTTGCGCCCTATTGGGGACCGCAGCTTGGGAAGACGGAGATGCTCGGCTACCAAGCCTCGTCGCGCGGTGGCGTCGTGAAAACGCAGATCGCGGGCGACCGGATCCTGCTCTCGGGCGCTGCGGTGACCGTTTTGCGAGGCGAGTTGGTTTGA